The following are from one region of the Acidobacteriota bacterium genome:
- a CDS encoding DinB family protein, with amino-acid sequence MNKQALLGQRQYFDMVHGVTLRAIGQLSDQDLDFRPQPEMRSIRELVYHIYSFEKLVGECVRSGKIPTEAEAAANPEKESAKAALAGLTTVAKLQDYASNCHKIANETVNAITDEELSRLIDAPYGSFPAWQYFAFAYDEHWHHRGQLYTYIRLLGKAPLMLYDYENNPA; translated from the coding sequence ATGAACAAACAAGCATTGCTTGGACAAAGACAATATTTCGATATGGTTCATGGCGTCACACTACGCGCCATCGGACAACTCAGTGACCAGGACTTGGACTTTCGCCCGCAACCCGAAATGCGTTCGATTCGCGAATTGGTCTATCACATTTACAGCTTTGAAAAACTCGTTGGTGAATGTGTTCGTTCGGGGAAAATTCCCACCGAAGCCGAAGCCGCGGCTAATCCCGAAAAGGAATCCGCCAAAGCCGCGCTTGCCGGTTTAACCACCGTTGCCAAATTGCAGGATTACGCCAGCAACTGTCACAAAATCGCCAATGAAACGGTCAATGCCATCACCGATGAAGAGTTATCACGCCTGATTGATGCGCCCTATGGAAGTTTTCCGGCGTGGCAGTATTTTGCCTTCGCTTATGATGAGCACTGGCATCATCGTGGTCAGCTTTACACCTACATTCGCTTGCTCGGTAAAGCACCGCTGATGCTCTATGATTACGAAAACAATCCGGCATAA
- a CDS encoding YafY family protein — protein MNRTDRLLALVFELQRGGIRRAEDLAEKFSITKRTVYRDIQALCETGVPVISLPGQGYALMEGYFLPPLSFSTDEATMLILGSHFVADHFDSQYKTAAQSASRKIETVLSTKRREEVRFLQNSIELVPMGVNHEENDNLRKLRRAIIESRTTHIVYNGRYSPEQSSREVDPYGLVHYTGNWYLVAHCHLRQAFRNFRLDRIESLTLLDKTFIRPADFTLEQIERDERQIIIRALFDKAIENWVREWRSYYVDEMQSTAEGLLVTLRVHHENEVWNWLMSWGAQVQILEPESLRFRVIDEAEKILKKNLRAKKMLT, from the coding sequence ATGAATCGTACAGACCGATTGCTCGCCCTGGTTTTTGAACTGCAACGCGGTGGCATTCGCCGCGCCGAAGATTTAGCCGAAAAATTTTCAATCACCAAACGCACCGTCTATCGCGATATTCAGGCGCTTTGCGAAACCGGCGTCCCGGTGATTTCGCTTCCCGGTCAAGGCTACGCTTTGATGGAAGGTTATTTTTTGCCGCCACTCAGTTTTTCAACCGATGAAGCCACCATGTTAATTCTGGGCAGCCATTTCGTCGCCGACCATTTCGATTCGCAATACAAAACCGCCGCCCAATCCGCAAGCCGCAAAATTGAAACGGTGCTTTCAACCAAACGCCGCGAAGAGGTGCGCTTTTTACAAAACAGCATCGAACTTGTGCCAATGGGCGTCAATCACGAAGAAAACGATAATTTAAGGAAATTGCGCCGCGCCATTATCGAATCCCGAACCACCCACATCGTTTATAATGGGCGATATTCGCCTGAACAATCTTCACGCGAGGTTGACCCTTATGGGTTGGTGCATTACACAGGCAACTGGTATCTGGTCGCCCATTGCCACCTGCGGCAGGCGTTTCGCAATTTTCGTTTGGATAGAATCGAATCGCTCACCTTGCTCGATAAAACCTTTATCCGTCCGGCGGATTTTACCCTTGAACAAATCGAACGCGATGAACGACAAATCATCATTCGCGCCCTGTTCGATAAAGCGATTGAAAACTGGGTTCGCGAGTGGCGCTCGTATTACGTCGATGAGATGCAAAGCACCGCTGAAGGTTTATTGGTAACTCTCAGAGTTCACCATGAAAACGAAGTCTGGAATTGGTTAATGAGTTGGGGCGCACAGGTACAAATTTTAGAACCTGAATCGCTCAGGTTTCGCGTCATTGACGAAGCCGAAAAAATTCTCAAAAAAAATCTCCGGGCAAAAAAGATGCTGACATAA
- a CDS encoding two-component regulator propeller domain-containing protein — MTNRFYIALTGFILSGWVCSYALSQSVKFSTLNTGTPSTGTSLRESHTPPGNKNSPRRSQLSPYHFDVWTTDNGLPQNSINSILQSRDGYLWFTTYDGLVRYDGVQFTVFNAGNTPELKSSRFSHLFEDRDGYLWVNTEANQLIRYKDGEFVTFSKEDGLTGTLILQIRQDEGSPLLVHSESDVVYLKDGRFFAQDPSSPRLYNDFGYPVRSGAVWHLDETGLHRLEQGRVTAHAWISGLTSRDIKVVFEDRQGVLWVGASRGLLLRFKDGAFNYYSQKDGLPDNRINVLCDDRQGNLWIGTSNGGVYRFKDNQFTSYTTTNGLAGNEILSLYEDREGILWIGSTGGLSRLRDNIITSYAVEDGLTANNTYPICLDNEGTIWIGTWPGLTKYQAGIFTRCGEQYGVAKELVTSLMRDKEGSMWIGCWGGGARRYQDGVVTAYMMKDGLPDNVVRAIRQDKQGTIWIGTQNGLAKYQQGAFTIYTTKDGLPGNTINVIYEDRDGHLWIGTQSGVCQLKDGQFSSYAGIDGLSGHIIRAIYEDRDGVFWFGTYDAGLVRYKDGNFTRITVKEGLFNNGVFQILEDAKSNFWMSCNLGIYRVNKGELNDYAEGRGKTVTAIPYGKRDGMLNSECNGGGQPAGVAALDGKLWFPTQGGVAVVDPEAVPISAQPPSVMIEKFLVDNRATSFRQFVEIPADTENFEIHYTGLSFIMSERLKFKYQLEGWDTDWVDADTRRVAYYTHVTPGRYTFRVIAANRDGVWNLQGASVQLHLVPPFWKTGWFYSLVLVSAAGLIWLSIWLRIKRLEKARLAQEAFSQQLIKSQESERQRIAAELHDSLGQHLLIIKNSALLGLHLSQPEARGREQLDDISATASQAIEEVREISYNLRPYQLDDLGLSKAIESIIAKVAASCEIEIISQIPSLDGRFLPEAEINLYRIIQECLNNIVKHSAATQAKIIIETNGQLIELFIQDNGRGFNIEKKLGQEREGFGLQGIAERARMLGAKLDIQSTVGQGTTVTLGIEANNRRYGK, encoded by the coding sequence ATGACCAACCGCTTTTATATTGCTCTAACAGGATTCATTTTATCGGGGTGGGTTTGCTCATATGCCCTTTCACAAAGTGTCAAATTTTCGACGTTAAACACTGGCACCCCGTCAACGGGGACATCGTTACGAGAAAGTCATACGCCTCCCGGCAATAAAAATTCGCCGCGAAGGAGTCAACTCTCCCCTTATCATTTCGATGTGTGGACGACCGACAACGGCTTGCCACAAAATTCGATCAACAGCATTCTGCAAAGTCGCGATGGCTATTTGTGGTTCACAACTTATGACGGACTGGTGCGCTATGATGGCGTGCAGTTTACCGTCTTCAATGCCGGGAATACGCCTGAGTTGAAAAGCAGTCGGTTTAGTCACCTGTTTGAAGACCGTGACGGTTACCTGTGGGTGAATACCGAAGCCAATCAACTCATACGCTACAAAGATGGTGAGTTTGTGACCTTCAGTAAAGAGGACGGGCTGACGGGAACCTTGATTTTGCAAATCCGGCAGGATGAGGGCAGTCCGCTTCTGGTGCATAGCGAAAGCGATGTGGTTTATCTGAAAGATGGAAGATTCTTTGCCCAAGACCCCTCTTCACCTCGATTGTATAACGATTTTGGCTACCCGGTTCGCTCAGGAGCGGTCTGGCATCTCGATGAAACCGGATTGCATCGCCTTGAACAGGGGCGCGTCACTGCCCATGCATGGATAAGTGGACTGACGTCGCGCGACATCAAAGTGGTCTTTGAAGACCGTCAAGGAGTTTTGTGGGTTGGCGCGTCGCGAGGCTTATTATTGCGATTCAAAGATGGCGCTTTCAATTATTATTCGCAAAAAGATGGGTTACCCGATAATCGCATCAATGTGCTTTGCGATGACCGGCAGGGGAATCTCTGGATTGGGACTTCAAACGGGGGGGTATATCGCTTCAAAGATAATCAGTTCACCTCCTATACAACGACGAACGGATTGGCAGGTAACGAAATCCTGTCGCTTTATGAAGACCGCGAAGGCATTTTATGGATTGGTTCAACCGGCGGTCTCAGCCGTTTGCGTGACAATATCATTACTTCATACGCCGTTGAAGATGGACTGACAGCAAATAATACTTATCCGATTTGCCTGGACAATGAAGGCACCATCTGGATAGGCACCTGGCCGGGACTGACGAAATATCAAGCCGGGATTTTTACTCGGTGCGGCGAGCAATATGGAGTAGCAAAAGAACTGGTGACCTCACTGATGAGGGATAAAGAAGGAAGCATGTGGATAGGGTGTTGGGGCGGCGGCGCGCGACGTTACCAAGATGGTGTGGTGACTGCCTATATGATGAAGGATGGGCTTCCCGATAATGTCGTGCGGGCAATTCGGCAGGATAAACAGGGAACGATTTGGATAGGCACGCAGAATGGTCTGGCAAAATATCAACAAGGCGCATTCACCATTTACACAACCAAAGACGGGCTTCCCGGAAATACCATCAATGTGATTTATGAAGACCGGGACGGACATTTGTGGATTGGTACGCAAAGCGGCGTTTGCCAGTTGAAAGATGGACAATTTAGTTCATATGCAGGAATTGATGGACTATCCGGTCATATCATCCGGGCGATTTATGAGGATCGTGATGGGGTGTTCTGGTTTGGCACTTATGATGCGGGATTGGTTCGATACAAAGATGGCAACTTCACCAGAATAACCGTGAAAGAAGGTTTATTTAATAACGGGGTATTTCAAATTCTGGAAGACGCCAAAAGTAATTTCTGGATGAGTTGCAATCTGGGAATTTATCGGGTCAATAAAGGCGAATTGAATGATTATGCCGAAGGTCGCGGCAAAACCGTGACGGCGATTCCCTATGGCAAACGCGACGGCATGTTGAATTCCGAATGCAATGGCGGCGGGCAGCCTGCGGGGGTCGCCGCTCTTGATGGTAAATTATGGTTCCCAACTCAAGGAGGCGTCGCTGTGGTTGACCCTGAAGCTGTACCCATTAGCGCGCAACCGCCTTCGGTGATGATCGAGAAATTTCTGGTTGATAACCGGGCGACCAGCTTTCGCCAGTTTGTAGAGATTCCCGCAGATACTGAGAATTTTGAAATTCATTACACCGGTTTGAGTTTCATTATGTCCGAGCGCCTCAAATTCAAATATCAGCTGGAAGGTTGGGATACGGACTGGGTGGATGCGGACACGCGACGGGTAGCTTACTATACACACGTTACCCCCGGACGTTACACCTTTCGAGTGATTGCGGCAAATCGCGACGGCGTTTGGAATTTGCAGGGCGCAAGTGTGCAACTTCACCTCGTCCCGCCATTTTGGAAAACCGGTTGGTTCTATTCATTGGTATTGGTCAGCGCCGCCGGACTAATCTGGTTAAGCATCTGGCTGCGTATCAAACGGCTGGAAAAAGCCCGGTTGGCACAGGAAGCTTTCTCGCAACAACTGATTAAATCACAGGAATCCGAACGGCAGCGCATCGCCGCTGAGTTGCACGATAGTCTTGGGCAACATTTACTGATAATCAAAAATTCGGCATTGCTCGGACTCCATCTGTCGCAACCCGAAGCGCGCGGCAGGGAACAGCTTGATGATATTTCCGCTACCGCTTCACAGGCTATCGAAGAGGTACGCGAAATATCATACAATCTGCGCCCCTATCAACTGGATGATTTGGGGTTGAGCAAAGCGATTGAATCGATCATCGCTAAAGTTGCAGCATCCTGTGAAATCGAAATTATTTCGCAAATCCCATCTCTTGACGGCAGGTTTTTGCCGGAAGCCGAGATTAATCTGTATCGCATCATCCAGGAATGTCTGAACAATATTGTCAAACATTCAGCAGCCACACAGGCAAAAATTATTATTGAAACCAATGGACAGTTGATTGAACTGTTTATTCAGGATAATGGTCGGGGTTTCAATATCGAAAAAAAACTCGGTCAGGAACGCGAAGGGTTCGGGTTGCAAGGCATTGCCGAACGCGCCCGTATGCTTGGCGCAAAACTGGATATTCAATCGACAGTCGGACAGGGAACGACAGTAACCCTGGGTATCGAGGCGAACAATAGGAGATATGGAAAATAA
- a CDS encoding response regulator transcription factor — MENNIRILIADDHPIFRKGLRQVIEMESGMKVVAEAENGKRALEQIREARPDVAVLDIHMPEMSGFELVQALRAQGLAVEIIFLTMHKAEDMFNAAIDNGVKGYVLKDSAVTDIVGSIKAVMQGQPYISPQLSGFLLNRSARADSLRREKPQLDDLTPAERRVLKMLAEYKTSKQIADELNIHWRTVDNHRANICQKLGLSGSHALMKFAIEHKSEI, encoded by the coding sequence ATGGAAAATAACATCCGCATACTGATTGCTGACGATCATCCCATCTTTCGTAAAGGATTGCGCCAGGTGATTGAGATGGAAAGCGGCATGAAGGTCGTAGCCGAAGCCGAAAACGGCAAGCGCGCGCTTGAACAGATTCGTGAAGCGCGCCCGGATGTCGCAGTGCTGGATATTCATATGCCTGAAATGAGCGGGTTTGAATTAGTGCAGGCTTTGCGCGCCCAGGGTCTCGCCGTTGAAATCATTTTTCTCACCATGCATAAAGCCGAAGATATGTTTAATGCGGCGATTGATAATGGGGTGAAAGGCTATGTGCTTAAAGACAGCGCCGTCACGGATATTGTTGGCAGCATCAAAGCGGTCATGCAGGGGCAGCCGTATATCAGTCCGCAGCTTTCGGGGTTTCTGCTCAACCGCAGTGCCAGAGCCGACAGTTTGCGCCGCGAAAAACCGCAACTCGATGACCTGACGCCTGCCGAACGGCGTGTGCTCAAAATGCTTGCCGAATACAAAACCAGCAAACAGATTGCTGATGAATTAAACATCCACTGGCGAACCGTTGATAATCATCGCGCCAATATCTGCCAGAAGTTGGGACTCAGCGGCAGCCACGCGCTGATGAAATTCGCGATTGAACACAAATCCGAAATTTAA
- a CDS encoding response regulator transcription factor, whose product MSKLLKLLIIDDSPRFRRAIKQVVNDLVSEIHEYSDGADALTAYAAHRPDWVLMDIRMKKIDGLSATRQIKKSYPDALIAIISIGKDEAIREAALLAGACAFIAKDNLFELRNLLIENLEKPTKPTGLQ is encoded by the coding sequence GTGAGCAAACTGCTTAAGCTGTTGATTATTGATGACAGCCCCAGGTTTCGCAGGGCAATCAAGCAGGTTGTCAACGATCTTGTCAGTGAAATTCATGAATACTCTGATGGAGCGGATGCTTTGACGGCATATGCCGCGCACCGCCCTGATTGGGTCTTAATGGATATTCGTATGAAAAAGATCGACGGACTTTCAGCTACCCGTCAAATTAAAAAGTCATACCCGGATGCCCTTATTGCCATCATTTCAATCGGCAAAGATGAAGCAATCCGCGAGGCTGCGCTTTTGGCGGGCGCCTGTGCCTTTATCGCCAAGGACAATCTTTTTGAATTGCGGAATTTGCTCATCGAAAACCTTGAGAAACCAACAAAACCGACAGGATTGCAGTAG